From Gadus chalcogrammus isolate NIFS_2021 unplaced genomic scaffold, NIFS_Gcha_1.0 GACHA026, whole genome shotgun sequence, the proteins below share one genomic window:
- the LOC130377956 gene encoding LOW QUALITY PROTEIN: uncharacterized protein LOC130377956 (The sequence of the model RefSeq protein was modified relative to this genomic sequence to represent the inferred CDS: deleted 1 base in 1 codon), which produces MKCLLKEQLIQRTGITPDETQEEPGPESPHSARNLHVPVAPDPGRVTEHRRVKWPPASKERQWLQFDDDVDTILESAAKGDTDGKLKTMATIIISLAVERFGTVEKLGTKTPYMNNRRAEKISQLRQELRVLKRQYKVAREEERDALSELRGILRKKLTTLRRAEWHRRRGKERAKRRSAFIANPFGVTKQLLGQKRSGKLVCPKEEIDNHLCNTYSDAAWEEDLGPYRSLIEPPDPTTDFNSKEPSWKEIQEVVKAARASSAPGPSGVPYKLYKRCPRLLHRLWKILRVIWRRGKVAQQWRFAEGVWIPKEENAKNIEQFRTISLLSVEGKIFFAILSRRLTEFLLKNEYIDTSVQKGGIPKVPGCLEHTGVVTQLIREAREGKGDLAVLWLDLTNAYGSIPHKLVETALDRHHVPGKIRDLILDYYKSFKLRVTSGTVTSEWHRLEKGIITGCTISVILFALAMNMLVKSAEVECRGPITKSGVRQPPIRAFMDDLTVTTTSVPGCRWILQGLEKIITWARMCFKPAKSRSLVLKRGKVTDKFRFSLDGTQIPSVTEKPIKSLGKTFDCTLKDAASIKATNRELEAWLTTGDKSGLPGKFKAWIYQHGVLPRILWPLLVYEFPITTVQGFERRISRYLRRWLGLPRSLSSIALYGHNNKLKLPISSLNEEFMVTRAREVLQYRESSDPKVSQAGIEVRTGRKWRAQEAVEQAESRLRHSVLVGPVSSGRAGLGSVATTRYDKALGKDRRRLVQEEVRTGVEELRASQMVGMRQQGAWTRWEQAVDRKISWSELWQAEPYRIKFLIASVYDVLPSPSNLFCWGKVDAPSCPLCLRRGTLEHILSCCSKALGEGRYTWRHDQVLKAIAETIFTSITQNKPLRPARQAIAFIRAGEKPKPKPRGAAGLLGTAPDWQMKADLGKQLKFPEQIVETTLRPDIVLFSDSTKQVVLLELTVPWEERMEEANERKRAKYANLVEECRRRGWRARCVPIEVGCRGFAARSLCKAYSMLGVTGARQRKAIKTTTEAAEKASRWLWIKRGDPWVHAT; this is translated from the exons atgaaatgcttgttgaaggagcaactgatacagcgcacagggatcacccctgatgagacgcaggaggagccaggcccggaatcaccccacagtgctcggaacctccacgtaccagtagccccagacccaggcagagtaaccgaacatcgtcgggtcaagtggcctccggccagtaaggagagacagtggctccagttcgatgacgatgtggatacgatcttagaatcagcagccaagggcgacacagacgggaagctcaaaaccatggcaaccatcatcatcagccttgctgtcgagaggtttggtacagtggagaagttgggtaccaagaccccctacatgaacaaccgtagggcagagaagatcagccagttaaggcaggagctgcgggtcctgaagcggcagtacaaggtagcgcgagaagaggaaagggatgcactatcagaacttcgcggcatcctcaggaagaagctcaccactcttcgaagggcagaatggcacagacggcgggggaaagagagggccaagaggcggtctgccttcatcgcaaacccctttggagtcaccaagcagttgcttgggcaaaaacgaagtggaaaacttgtttgtcccaaagaggagattgacaaccatctctgcaacacatacagtgatgctgcttgggaggaagacctaggtccctacagatctttgatagagccccca gaccccaccacagacttcaacagcaaggagcccagttggaaggagattcaggaagttgtcaaggcagccagagccagttcagcccctggaccaagcggagtgccctacaaactatacaagaggtgtcccagactccttcaccggctgtggaagatcctgagggttatctggaggaggggaaaggtagcccaacaatggagatttgcagaaggtgtctggattcccaaggaggagaatgctaagaacatcgagcagttcagaacgatctcgctgctcagcgttgaggggaagatattcttcgccatcctatcccgtcggttgacggagttcctcctgaagaacgagtacatcgacacctctgtacagaagggcggaatcccaaaggtgccaggatgcctcgaacatacaggtgtggtcacacagttgatcagagaggcaagagaagggaaaggagacctagcagtgctgtggctcgatctcaccaacgcttatggatccattcctcataagctagtggaaacagcactggaccggcaccatgtcccaggtaaaattagggaccttatcttggactattacaagagtttcaagctgagagtcacctctgggacggtcacatctgagtggcatcggctggagaaagggatcatcactggatgcactatttcagtgattctctttgccttggccatgaacatgctggtcaagtcagcagaagtcgagtgcagaggtccgatcaccaagtctggagtccgccagccccccatcagagcctttatggacgacctgacagtaacgacgacgtcagtgccggggtgccgatggatccttcagggcttggagaagatcatcacctgggctcggatgtgtttcaagcctgcaaaatctaggtccctggtgctcaagagagggaaagtgactgataagttccgcttctctctggacggcacccagattccatcagtcaccgagaaacccatcaagagcctcggaaagacctttgattgcaccctgaaggacgctgcatccatcaaggccacaaatcgggagctggaggcgtggctgacaacaggggacaagtcgggtctgcctggtaaattcaaggcctggatttaccagcatggtgttctccccaggattctgtggcccctgcttgtgtacgagttcccaataacaacagtacagggcttcgagaggaggatcagccgttacctccgtagatggctgggcctgccacgaagcctgagtagcatcgctctatacgggcacaacaacaaactgaagctccccattagcagcctgaatgaggagttcatggtaacccgtgcaagggaggtgctgcagtacagggaatccagtgatccaaaggtctcccaggctggcatcgaagtcaggactggaaggaagtggagggcgcaggaagcagtcgagcaggcggagtcacgcttgcgtcacagcgtgctggtcggcccagtgtcatctggacgagcagggcttggtagcgttgcaaccacacgctacgacaaagccctgggcaaagacagacgccgattggtccaagaggaagtaagaactggcgtggaggaactgcgtgctagccagatggtggggatgcgacagcaaggcgcatggacgagatgggaacaggcagtggaccgcaagatctcctggtctgagctttggcaagctgagccttaccggatcaagttcctgattgcgtccgtctatgacgtcttgcccagcccatccaacctcttctgctggggcaaggttgacgcaccatcatgtcctctgtgcctcagaaggggaacgctagagcacatcctcagctgttgctccaaagccctgggagaaggacgctacacttggcgccacgaccaggtgctgaaggcgatagcagaaaccatcttcactagcatcacccagaacaagcctctccgaccagcaaggcaggcgattgctttcattcgagcaggggagaagcctaagcccaagccaaggggggcagcgggacttcttggaaccgcaccggactggcagatgaaggccgacctggggaagcagctcaaattcccagagcaaatcgtggaaaccaccctgagaccagacatagttctgttctcagattcaaccaaacaggtggtcctactggagctgacagttccctgggaggagcgcatggaagaggccaatgagaggaagcgtgccaagtatgccaacttagtggaggagtgccgcagacgggggtggcgtgcccggtgtgtgccaatagaggtgggctgtagaggctttgcagcgcgatctctctgcaaagcatacagcatgcttggagtcacaggtgcacgtcagagaaaggccatcaagaccaccacagaggcagctgagaaggcctctagatggctgtggatcaagaggggcgatccgtgggtacatgctacttag
- the LOC130377958 gene encoding uncharacterized protein LOC130377958: MKCLLKEQLIQRTGITPDETQEEPGPESPHSARNLHVPVAPDPGRVTEHRRVKWPPASKERQWLQFDDDVDTILESAAKGDTDGKLKTMATIIISLAVERFGTVEKLGTKTPYMNNRRAEKISQLRQELRVLKRQYKVAREEERDALSELRGILRKKLTTLRRAEWHRRRGKERAKRRSAFIANPFGVTKQLLGQKRSGKLVCPKEEIDNHLCNTYSDAAWEEDLGPYRSLIEPPGPTTDFNSKEPSWKEIQEVVKAARASSAPGPSGVPYKLYKRCPRLLHRLWKILRVIWRRGKVAQQWRFAEGVWIPKEENAKNIEQFRTISLLSVEGKIFFAILSRRLTEFLLKNEYIDTSVQKGGIPKVPGCLEHTGVVTQLIREAREGKGDLAVLWLDLTNAYGSIPHKLVETALDRHHVPGKIRDLILDYYKSFKLRVTSGTVTSEWHRLEKGIITGCTISVILFALAMNMLVKSAEVECRGPITKSGVRQPPIRAFMDDLTVTTTSVPGCRWILQGLEKIITWARMCFKPAKSRSLVLKRGKVTDKFRFSLDGTQIPSVTEKPIKSLGKTFDCTLKDAASIKATNRELEAWLTAVDKSGLPGKFKAWIYQHGVLPRILWPLLVYEFPITTVQGFERRISRYLRRWLGLPRSLSSIALYGHNNKLKLPISSLNEEFMVTRAREVLQYRESSDPKVSQAGIEVRTGRKWRAQEAVEQAESRLRHSVLVGPVSSGRAGLGSVATTRYDKALGKDRRRLVQEEVRTGVEELRASQMVGMRQQGAWTRWEQAVDRKISWSELWQAEPYRIKFLIASVYDVLPSPSNLFCWGKVDAPSCPLCLRRGTLEHILSCCSKALGEGRYTWRHDQVLKAIAETIFTSITQNKPLRPARQAIAFIRAGEKPKPKPRGAAGLLGTAPDWQMKADLGKQLKFPEQIVETTLRPDIVLFSDSTKQVVLLELTVPWEERMEEANERKRAKYANLVEECRRRGWRARCVPIEVGCRGFAARSLCKAYSMLGVTGARQRKAIKTTTEAAEKASRWLWIKRGDPWVHAT; this comes from the coding sequence atgaaatgcttgttgaaggagcaactgatacagcgcacagggatcacccctgatgagacgcaggaggagccaggcccggaatcaccccacagtgctcggaacctccacgtaccagtagccccagacccaggcagagtaaccgaacatcgtcgggtcaagtggcctccggccagtaaggagagacagtggctccagttcgatgacgatgtggatacgatcttagaatcagcagccaagggcgacacagacgggaagctcaaaaccatggcaaccatcatcatcagccttgctgtcgagaggtttggtacagtggagaagttgggtaccaagaccccctacatgaacaaccgtagggcagagaagatcagccagttaaggcaggagctgcgggtcctgaagcggcagtacaaggtagcgcgagaagaggaaagggatgcactatcagaacttcgcggcatcctcaggaagaagctcaccactcttcgaagggcagaatggcacagacggcgggggaaagagagggccaagaggcggtctgccttcatcgcaaacccctttggagtcaccaagcagttgcttgggcaaaaacgaagtggaaaacttgtttgtcccaaagaggagattgacaaccatctctgcaacacatacagtgatgctgcttgggaggaagacctaggtccctacagatctttgatagagcccccaggacccaccacagacttcaacagcaaggagcccagttggaaggagattcaggaagttgtcaaggcagccagagccagttcagcccctggaccaagcggagtgccctacaaactatacaagaggtgtcccagactccttcaccggctgtggaagatcctgagggttatctggaggaggggaaaggtagcccaacaatggagatttgcagaaggtgtctggattcccaaggaggagaatgctaagaacatcgagcagttcagaacgatctcgctgctcagcgttgaggggaagatattcttcgccatcctatcccgtcggttgacggagttcctcctgaagaacgagtacatcgacacctctgtacagaagggcggaatcccaaaggtgccaggatgcctcgaacatacaggtgtggtcacacagttgatcagagaggcaagagaagggaaaggagacctagcagtgctgtggctcgatctcaccaacgcttatggatccattcctcataagctagtggaaacagcactggaccggcaccatgtcccaggtaaaattagggaccttatcttggactattacaagagtttcaagctgagagtcacctctgggacggtcacatctgagtggcatcggctggagaaagggatcatcactggatgcactatttcagtgattctctttgccttggccatgaacatgctggtcaagtcagcagaagtcgagtgcagaggtccgatcaccaagtctggagtccgccagccccccatcagagcctttatggacgacctgacagtaacgacgacgtcagtgccggggtgccgatggatccttcagggcttggagaagatcatcacctgggctcggatgtgtttcaagcctgcaaaatctaggtccctggtgctcaagagagggaaagtgactgataagttccgcttctctctggacggcacccagattccatcagtcaccgagaaacccatcaagagcctcggaaagacctttgattgcaccctgaaggacgctgcatccatcaaggccacaaatcgggagctggaggcgtggctgacagcagtggacaagtcgggtctgcctggtaaattcaaggcctggatttaccagcatggtgttctccccaggattctgtggcccctgcttgtgtacgagttcccaataacaacagtacagggcttcgagaggaggatcagccgttacctccgtagatggctgggcctgccacgaagcctgagtagcatcgctctatacgggcacaacaacaaactgaagctccccattagcagcctgaatgaggagttcatggtaacccgtgcaagggaggtgctgcagtacagggaatccagtgatccaaaggtctcccaggctggcatcgaagtcaggactggaaggaagtggagggcgcaggaagcagtcgagcaggcggagtcacgcttgcgtcacagcgtgctggtcggcccagtgtcatctggacgagcagggcttggtagcgttgcaaccacacgctacgacaaagccctgggcaaagacagacgccgattggtccaagaggaagtaagaactggcgtggaggaactgcgtgctagccagatggtggggatgcgacagcaaggcgcatggacgagatgggaacaggcagtggaccgcaagatctcctggtctgagctttggcaagctgagccttaccggatcaagttcctgattgcgtccgtctatgacgtcttgcccagcccatccaacctcttctgctggggcaaggttgacgcaccatcatgtcctctgtgcctcagaaggggaacgctagagcacatcctcagctgttgctccaaagccctgggagaaggacgctacacttggcgccacgaccaggtgctgaaggcgatagcagaaaccatcttcactagcatcacccagaacaagcctctccgaccagcaaggcaggcgattgctttcattcgagcaggggagaagcctaagcccaagccaaggggggcagcgggacttcttggaaccgcaccggactggcagatgaaggccgacctggggaagcagctcaaattcccagagcaaatcgtggaaaccaccctgagaccagacatagttctgttctcagattcaaccaaacaggtggtcctactggagctgacagttccctgggaggagcgcatggaagaggccaatgagaggaagcgtgccaagtatgccaacttagtggaggagtgccgcagacgggggtggcgtgcccggtgtgtgccaatagaggtgggctgtagaggctttgcagcgcgatctctctgcaaagcatacagcatgcttggagtcacaggtgcacgtcagagaaaggccatcaagaccaccacagaggcagctgagaaggcctctagatggctgtggatcaagaggggcgatccgtgggtacatgctacttag